The DNA window ATGATAACCCAGAACCTTCTATGGCAGGACCAGTGTCCCCCCTGATATTTGTATCATGATCAAAGAACCAGCTATTATTAAGACTCAAGTTTTATCTGTCTCAGGGCTTGGTGCCGTTGGTGGGATGTTGATATGGCTTTCCTGCACTTAACAGCGTGCATTGCTTTGGCCTCAGttttggagggtgggggaagactGATTTAAAATGTTGCTTCCTACTAAACATGCAGTTATGGGCTTGGAAGAAATAGTCACGCATGCTAATCACTCCCAAATCTGAATATATTGCAGGGTGTTTTGACAATTTTCCCCACATAACATCTGTACTTAAGAAGCCTCACTGCTCTTGGTAAAGTATTGACTTGATTTCTCTGCTCACAGCCGGGGCACTGCATGGTActgccctgctctccccagaTCCCCCGCCAGGCGCTCCCCTACACACCTCTCCATCTTCCATGAGTATGAGCTTACAGAGCCATTCATCTCCCGATGGTTATGTTCACCGATCACTGACAACTCCTCTGCATCTCATACACACCGGGCTGCTTCCCTACTAAAACTTCCCAAAGCCACGTGTGACACGTTCCCGTTCTCTGCCATGCTCCCAGCTGTTTCGTGCTGTTTTGATCTGTTTGCATAGCGCTGTCAGACTATATGCATGAAAGGTGTGTTGTTGACATGAATGGTTTCGAAAATGTTTCTGTAAAGAACCTGCTTAGGTTATAGGGGGAGAAAGAAACTTGAAGTCCCAAAGGGGGAGGTCAGGGATTCCTACTTGAATCTTGGCCAGAAGGGGACCTGAGTACACTGACAAAGGAAAGAAGCCCATTAAAATGTAATCATGATCTCTACCAAGATGAAGGATATAGGAGTCTCTACTAAAAAAGGAAATGGTAGGCAGTACTGACGTGTAAAGAGGTAGGGTCCTACCATAGAACAGAAGGCTTTCAAGGGTATGTTCACAGGGAGATACTTCCAAGTGAAACTCAGGTAAATAGAACTGTTGGTTTACTGTTTGTCACCAAGTGTGCAGCAGCAAGAAACAAGACCAGAATTGGCCCGTGGGTGAAGGGCCACAGCTCACAGCTATCTCGAGGACCAGCTGGAACCCACGAGCCTGCACAATGGCCCATCAGATTTGCCTAAAGTTAGGCTCTTAGATAAAAgatcatttagttattttttcttcacttaagCAGATAAGAAAACGCAAGGCCCCCAGCAGCTGCTTAGCGGGACAGCAGTGGCCGGGTGGATGGGATAAGAGAGGCAAAATAAACCAAGAAGGTAAGAGGACTTCTGTGATAGGAAGGAACTTGGGAAATCCATTCTTAAAAACACAGTGTAGTAGTGATTGTCTACCATTTTTCAACCACTTCTtcagagaatgaatttggtaTTTCTCATTGGAAAAGCAATTTACCTTCTGGTTGCTTCTCTGAACTTTTGCAGCCACGTTTGCTATAATTTCACGGTAGACATTATAAAGACAGGCCTGGGGAACTTGTATGGCCTTTGCTGTTTCAAGTCTAGCTTGAGCCGAGATACGTGGGTAAGATGCactgttttcagattttttttctttcatccatcAACAAGGATTGGTCCCAACTTTGCACACACTCCTTATGTTACCCAAATACCTTTGCCAATTTTTTACATGCTATCTTTGGCCCGTGGCTCCTTGAAAGATAACTGAAAAAACATGCTGTCTTGTTTGTTTAATATCTGAAGAAAAACCGATACAGCTGAGGTTGGCTTTATCAGCTCAAGCAGTTTTGGATGAGTTGGGCTCTCTCTGATCCCCACGCCCCCAGCCTTCTGTGAAGTGGGCTTCGCAATTGTTTCAACACACAGACTTACTTTGGATTCTTTTTTACTTAACTAATCAAAACATTACTCCATGGGCATTATTTGATGTGTTAGTCCCCTAGCGAAACTCTTACATTAATATCTTCCCCTTAGggaaaagaaattacatttttctccccaaaataaacaTTCCATAGGTAAGCCACTGAGACCCTGCACTCTTAAATCCTTTGTAATCCTGGCTTTCTTTAAAGAAGCCACTTAgctggatcaaaaaaaaaaatctaaaccttTTCCTACCCCTTCTCAATATTCAGGTTCTGGAGTTTAGAGTTTTGTCTACTCTCTGCTTTTGCGTCTGCATTCTCAAATTCTTGTGCTTTCTACTCCAAATAGCTGTTGGACGCCATTTAAACCCTATCAGATTCTTTTTACAGCTGAAATAGGAACCCTGAGGTCATTTCTAGGCTAACCCTGCTACATAGTATGTGAGAATGTCCTCATCACACCTCCCCCTCCCAATTATTTTTAAGCTCAACCCTTCCAAGTAAAAAAATGTAACAGAGCCACATAAGTGGAAAATGCTAGAAaacctgcctttttctttttctctctcataggCCTGGCATTTTTAAACACGAGCTTGTGTCACACTGAACAGTCTCCACACAGGAATGAATGTTTTGattaaaagttatttaatatCTCTAGTTCCTTGGAATTCTGCCTAAAGTGGGAGATATTCTTGGAAGCAGGTCTCGTGCCTTCCTCGACTAGATAGAAAAGCGGCTCACCATCTAGAGGGAATACATGGCATTCTCAAAATAGCTACTTGATTGTATAGGTGTTTAGATTGCAGGGGATCCTGCTGTGTGAAGAGTTAGGGGTTAGAAAAGAATATTGGGCTGAGGAGGAATGTGTCAAAACTGCATCTTTCTGTAGCATCATCCATCACCACGTCCACTGATTCCCAACCTTTTGGTTAAAATCAGGATTGGGGTACTACATTATTAGGGCAGGCCTGAAGGATGGGATTCTCCATAATTTGTATATAATGTTTCCTTCACTCGCATTTGTATTTAGATCCACAATGGTTAAACCAAAGACACTGAAGCAAGTTGGTAGGTACaataagatcttattttttaactgttttcagtGTAAAACAATGGAGATGCAGTCTCAAAGCCCCTAAATGTGcattactaaaaggaaaaaagaataacttGATTCCAAGAACACAAATAGAATTTTGATTCAATAAGTTATGCTAGCTTCAGAGGTAGCATTGCTCACAATACAACCTCTTCTCTTTAACTGTCATCCTTTTGAGGCAAAATATCTACAGaacattgaattatttttctagctTTCCAACAGCATTTCCGGCATTGAGATATTGATGCGACACAATTAGAGGTTGGGCCCTCCGGACCTGTATTGTGTGATGGCATTATGCTACTATCATCAAGAGATTCCATTTTTTCCAACCCCCAAGGTCCTGTCTGTACTTGTTTACAGGTCAACTGAATAGTAACTAGTATGTGTTCAGTGGCTTGAGTGTTATCACGGTAACCTTGGCAACCGAGCCAGCTCTGATTTCAAAACCTCACATGTTGTATCATAAAATTAGATAACAGAATTGACATTTAGCTACATGTCTGTCATATAAATTAAGCTCTGAGAATATTTCCTTTATAGCCATGTGCTTCAATATGGAAATGGGCACCAATTAGAACAattttatgcatatacatacTATTCCACATTTAGGTGCTGGATACATTTCCTCAATTCTTTCTCTATAATATTGAACCTCACAGATTGCCATGTTAGTCTCACTGTGCCAAAATGCATGGTGGCTTTGTTTTATGATCGGGATGAAGCTTAGAGCGGAGCTGCATCAGATATCCTATATAAATAGGATTATGAATAATAGAAAACTCAGCtcctaaaaaatgtaaaattcaaagCGTTCTTGGCTTTCCTGGATACGGTTATTTATGCTGATTAGAACTAGGCTGTGCACAGAATATTCCACTAACTAAATCAGAATCCCGAAGACAAGACACGCTTccctttcatttatatatttatgcatatttttacaCATAATATATTTTCCAGTGTCTACGAATCTCTGATAATATCTATTTCAAGGACATCCTAACCATGCAGATTAATACATTCATCTACTTTGAGTCCTAGGTCCTCctttataatttgtaaatattttaatctcaGGATTTTCCCCTCTATTTGCTCTGGTCTGCTGCAGTTTTTCTGGGATATAAATTTAAAGATTCAACTTGTGAATTACATTTAATGTAAGCACCCTGCAGTTTTCTACATTGcaaatgattatttttagaaattttatggtTGCCTGGATATATTTGTTTGTCTTCATTGATATGTAGGGGGGAAAGCtcattaatgatttaaaaagaaggtGTTTTGATCCATCGTCTTGATTCTTCTCATTACATAAACAATAAAGGCAATAAATTAACATCTAATAAAAttgtaagagtttatttctgaatttaGCTGCAAGATAGTCTTGAATCCTTGGGCATaatttttcctattctttatATTCTTCTGCCTCCATGTTTTCAAAGTCACCATTCAGCATATTTTAACCTAGAATGATTGGTTTATAATTCTTATTAAAGATACCTTTTAGCAGCTGTCAAACACCATAATTGAACAACTGTTTTGTAAAAACGGTTCTTTGGCTTCTAGAATGGTaagttattatataaaaatagaagatcCTTGTGTCAAAATTGACTAtaaagtactttttttctttccccacttaCCTGCTGTGTGTCATATATAACCTTTGAGAAATCCACTTCCGACATTCTCTTATTAGTCATCAACCTAACTCTTGCTGGCTTTCTGTTAAATACGACCTTCTTGCCATAGACCTAGTAAAGAGTCAAAATCCCTGCAAATTCGggacattttcttttcagaaacaaaTAAGTGGTTGTGCTCTCTACATGTGTGCTGAAGTGGGAAGAAGGGCAGAAATCCTTGTGTATTTGCTGACCGTGGACAGCAAATACCTGTTACGTTTTCAGTCATGTTTAAACTGTTTGCTTTATCTCATTGGGTTGAGTCATCATCGCCTTTACGTTTAAACTGGTAAAAGGTAGTTTtcgttgttttattttatcttgaaaCTATTTCTTGTGATGAACAGAAATAGTTCCGCATGTTGTGGCTCGAGGACTGAGTCGAGTTTGGACAGTCATCTGTATTGTAAAGTAACATCATCAGAAACTTTGACACATAGGCGTTCCGCCGTGCGATATGAAAGTAAACTCAGGCTGTGTTGGTACTGGAATGTGGGGGCTTCTCAGGCTGTTTGCATGACTCCGAGATGTATTTTAAtatctgtggttttgttttgttttgttttgttttgttttgtttattgtgacATGATATGGCCTtagatgggtgggggagggaggaggggtggaaccctaatgataaaagaaaacaagtgatAAGGCAATGCAGTTTCTTCTGTGATTTCCTTTTAGGTCGGACGTCGTGGTCCTCTGTTTTTCGATCGCTAACCCCAATTCCCTAAATCATGTGAAAACCATGTGGTATCAAGAAATCAAGCACTTTTGCCCTCGCACACCTGTTGTTCTCGTTGGCTGCCAGCTGGATCTCCGCTATGCTGATCTTGAAGCTGTTAATCGAGCCAGACGCCCTTTAGCGAGGTAAGCCAAGGAACTTGGTATTCTGCGATGCTggctaaattaaaatttagaggTAACAGATGTCCCTGTAGCCTAGGGTTGCGCTCCTCAGTGGTTCTGGGACCCCATTAATCAGCCACGTACTTTAAGTTAGCTTGTTAATCCTGACCCTTCTCAGGCGCACCCTCCCTTTGTAAGTAAGGAACCCATTTTTGTACAGTGGTTTTGGCCAGTGCTGGAAGTGAATCCTCCACCTGGGACATGGTGTGAATAAAAGTGCCTTGAAATTTGTAAAACGTTAAACAAAATATTGGCTACTCATGATAATGTCATTCATGAAATTATGACTATTATAATAAAGTTATGGACCTTCAGAGTGATAGTCACAGTTCCTGGCCCCAGGAATATAGGGttcatacaaatacacacatccGAGTGTTTTTAGTCTTCTCATTTTCCTCAGTCCAACCTCTGAGAATATTTCATTCCCAAAACGGCAGTggctagtttttaaaaatcatatggaCCTATAGTTGCGAAACAGCaacactgtttttttaaatgtctctagtagttatgtttttaaagtgtCACAAGTTTAAAAAACCTGAAGAAGGATTTGTTTGACTCTGTACAAAATGTGGAATACCAGttttagagggaaagaagagtttttaaaaaccagtgcCTCCTCCATAATCccttcataaaaaataattttgcatatattttatgttttatgacaTTTTTTGCTGAAGAGCATAAGTTTCCCAAAAATGTTGATATTGATACCTTCCTTTGGTGTTTGCCTAATAGGCTAAttacaaaaattttatatagacagCTTTTTATACTCTCACAGCAAAAGCAAATGGTGCTTTCTTTAGACCGTTTCTGATGGTCTTGGTGCATTTCGGGGAAATTTTCTGAAAACGTTTCATGTTGAGTGTTCACAGTCCTTCTATTAAATGCGTGGACTAGGCATTGCATATTAGAAGCCACATGGGGGAAGGGAACTCACGGTGAGACTGCCCCTGGCATCCAGAACTTTCTGTGGGAAAGAATAGGCTAAGATAATGAGGCCTCCTAACCACAGACATGTGGAGGACTGGAAGAGTGTTACGGGTGCTAGAGGACGCAGAGGGGACAATCCTTTCTGTAGAGCAGCTCTGAGATTTCAGGAAGGAGGTGGTATCTGAGCTAAGTCTTGAAGAGTGTCACCAGTTAGTGATTTTCAAGTCAGTCCCAGGAACCAGGAGCACAAACTGCCCAGAGGAGCCAACCTTGAAGTTAAGCCTTCTTCCTGCACCCCCGCTTCCACCTTTGCAACACCCTGCCATTTTCTTTGCATTCCATCCAGATCTTCATATCCAATTTCTAACCAGTCTTGTATTTCTCCTAAGACCAGCACCTGTCACACAACTTACCTTTGGTTTTGAAAGCCAAGTATTTATTTAGGAAGATCCATTCCTAACATAATATCTCAGAATCAAGAGTGTGTTTGTGAAGAGTAGAACAACAAATGACATCTCGCCTGTATTCCAGAATCTGTCTTTTACCGTGTTATGCCATAGTCATGGCACTATAATGCTTATACCACTTCCAAACGTTTGGCCTCCCTGGGTTTGATTACATTGTAACGGGCCTTGTGTGCCAGCCTAAAGAGCATAGCCTTTGTTCCATGGGCTTTGTGGAACCAGgggaaatcttgaaaaagaattaCAGCTGCAAGTCATGCTTGTGTTATGTAAGGATTTTTCCTGCAGCAGTGAGCACTGTGGGCTAAAACGTGGAGAGTCTGAAGACAGACAGGCAAGAGGCTAATGCACTAGTCCGAGCAAAAGAGGATGAGGGTGTGACTGCAGAcgtggaagagaagagaagctgTTAGACAGACGTGATGGAAGGGACTTAATGGGCTATTGGATGTGGACCACTTAACCAGTCTGGAACTACGGGGTTCTAGACTCTAATTGCTTGGCAGAGATCTCTGGGCAACTTGCGAATGTGACCTGAGGCAAACCCTTTAAACTCCCTGCCTCGGTTTCTTCAGAAGGTGGATGAAAATCACACCTGTAGGGTTTTTGTGATGCTCAAATGAGAAGAAGTATATGGATTCATTGTAAGGTTATAAAGCAGAATGTAAGCTAAGGTGCCAGTGACGAAGATGATAGTGGGGATGGTGGGGATCGTGGTAACGGCTGATATTTGTCAGATGCTTACTGTGGGCTAGGTGCCATACTaagcatattttcttatttcagctTCTCAGGAGTCCTTAAAAATGtaggtatttattattattattattattattattattattattattattcctgttttacggatggggaaactgaggcttagagagtttAAGTAACCTGTCCAGGATCATATCGCTAGTAAATGGCTGATACTTCAGTTAACATAGTTACTACtggaagcatttttttcccctgcaggCTTAAGTCCTTTAGATTTGGAAGACTTGAGGTTGATAGATTTTTCAAGAGCCTTATTAAAAGCCCGCATAGgagggcgcctcggtggctcagttggttacacgtctgccttcggcttgggtcatgatctcggggtcctgggatggagccccacatctggctccctgctcagtggggagtctgcttctccctctgcctcgccctgctcatgctctctctcgcgcactctctctcaaataaataaataaaatcttaaaaaaaaaaaaaagcctacataGGACTTTCAAGGTGCAGTTCTATTAGGTGCTTTGATAGGCACttgttaccatttttttcctaaaatgaggCTGATGATAACTTTTTACATCTTCCATTCCAGGCCCATAAAGAGAGGGGATATTCTGCCCCCAGAGAAAGGCCGAGAGGTTGCGAAGGAACTCGGCATACCGTACTATGAGACAAGCGTCTTTGACCAGTTCGGCATCAAGGACGTGTTCGACAATGCAATCCGAGCCGCGCTGATTTCTCGAAGACACCTGCAGTTCTGGAAATCCCACCTAAAGAAAGTTCAGAAACCTTTACTTCAGGCACCATTCCTACCTCCAAAAGCCCCTCCACCGGTCATCAAAGTTCCAGAATGTCCCTCCACAGGGACAAGCGAAGCTGCCTGTTTACTGGACAATCCTCTGTGTGCCGACGTCCTGTTCATCCTTCAGGACCAGGAGCACATCTTTGCACATCGAATTTACCTCGCTACCTCCTCTTCCAAAttttatgatctttttttaatggaatgtgAAGAAACCCCAAATGGGAGTGAAGGAGCtggtgagaaagagaagcagagcagggatttCCAggggtgggcatggagccttgaCCCAGACGAGGAGCGGGAGGAAGGCCCCCCCAGGACCCCTCAGAGCAATCAGTGGAAGTCCTCGAGCCAGAACCTGTCCCAGCAGGAGGGTCAGGGGCTGGAAGCCGAGAGCTCGATTCCGGAGACGCAGAGTTTGTCAGGCTGGAGCAAGGGGTTCGTCGGCATGCACAAGGAGATGCAAGTCAATCCCGTTTCCAAGCGGGTGGGCCCCATCACCGTGGTCAGGATGGACTCCTCCGTCCAGCCAGGCCCTTTCCGGACCCTGCTCCAGTTTCTGTACACGGGACAACTGGATGAGAAGGAAAAGGACCTGGTGGGCCTGGCTCAGATTGCAGAGGTTCTGGAGATGTTTGACTTGAGGATGATGGTGGAAAACATCATGAACAAGGAAGCCTTCATGAACCAGGAGATTACGAAAGCGTTTCACGTCAGGAAGGCCAATCGGATAAAAGAGTGTCTCAGCAAGGGGACATTCTCGGGTGAGTGGGTCCAATGGTAAAGTCATCGATCCCTTCGGTTGTGTTTTATTAAACATTAGCTATACACGAGTAAGGGAGAGAATAACCATCACTAACGtgtataaatgcttatttttttcatgtaccCTTCTAGCTTGCATGTATCCTTCTATTTCATTCTCATCAGACTTAAGGGCTAGAGGTTATTCTGTTCTGCAGACGGACAAAGAGGGTAGGTAACTTGCCCCAGGTTATACACGTAGTAAATAGTCGAGCAAGATTTGCACACAAGCTCCCCTCTAAAGCACCGTGCTATCACAGTGCTTCTCGAAGGTGGGTCACATTACCCCTGAGCCTGAGCAAGAGCCAGTCAGCCTGATGCTCACGATTCCCCTTTGGCTTCCTTTCCCTGACCAAGTCTACTCTCCACTGACCCTTTGGCCCTGAAATCCTCGAGGTGATACTGGCAGCCGTCTGCGTTCCCATCTGGGGTGCTTCATCTGCCTAcctcctttccttgtctttctcacACTCCTTTCCCTGCTCTTCTATATTTTCCTCGCCTCTTCTTTGTCCTTGATAACCATGCCATCTGCTGCCCAGAACATCCTCACGTAATTGCTTGCACAGACTTATACTAAATTCTGAAattgctgtgtatgtgtgtatttcattGTAAAAATGTGACTTTCTGACTTTTACTTAGGCAGACActtctgttttgtctttatcattcAAAATGCCCGTCATGATGATACACATTTAGTACTATACCTTTAGTCATTGACTACTGAGTCTATTCATTAATTTTCAAgcttataaataatatttacctgAAACATTGACCATCATGAAATAGAAGCCATCTTGAAAGTTCATGAAAAGCAATGTTACCAACCTGCAGTAAATTAAACAATGGACCTTcagtgaaatgaataaaatcGCTCTCCCCTTAATGCAAAGGCATAGTGACCAAATACAATGTGGAGCTTCAAGTGGAttgtctaaaaaaaaacaaaaacaaaaaaaccactacAAATACAATTTAGAGATAATTGGAAAATTTTGAATATGAACTAGATAATGGATGAAATTAGGGAATCATTGCTAATTTTCTTAGGCATGATAACGATTATCTAGaagaatgttcttatttttagaaaactgttGATAAAGTAGTTCAAAATGTCATTGTATCTGTTAAAAAAGtctacacaaatatatatacacatatccatatgtacatgtatatatacatatacagacatactatgtacacacacacacacacacacacacacacacacatacagccaAAACAAACACAGTAGAGAGTTAACAATATACTGTTTCTTCCACTGttctattattttgaaatttttcatagtaAGGGGGAAAAATATTCCTCTCCTTTAGGTTACTGTATGGTTCAGAGAATTTGTGTTGTGAGCttatgtgtaattttaaatgtttaccgTTAATCCTCAGGGTGATGTAGAAGGAATTGCGTGTTCCAAAGGTGGAGGTTGATACAAAATCACTAAGGAAAGCTACGGAAGAGAGAGTATGAGATGTAGGTTGATGAATATGGGCAGAACTCCCAGCAAAGCTGGCTCACGGCTATGTTTCCTCAATCCCTGGGCAGATGTGACATTTAGGTTGGATGATGGAGCCATCAGTGCCCACAAACCGTTGCTGATCTGTAGCTGCAGGTGGATGGCCGCCATGTTCGGGGGCTCGTTTGTGGAAAGTGCCAACAGTGAGGTATGTGCCTTCTGAAAAGCCCAAGTGGTATCGTTAGGAATGTGCGTGTGTTtgattaagcagctgccttcagttcTTTAACTGCTTCCCTGAACCAGTTCCTTAGGCAATGTTTGAGCACCAGGTCACCCTCTTCTTAATTTTGCAGTTAGGAGGAGCTGTTGTCTGTTGCCCACTGCTTTCATTCGTAAAACACAATCAGCTCCACCTTTTAATAAATGTCCCCAAGCAAGATACCGTCAAAGTGACATACAGTAGGGGCAGAGTCTGTCTTCCAGAAGTTCAAGGCTGTGAAAAACTTCCTCAGTCACCCACATCCTGGGCTCCACTGAGCCCCTGACCAGACGGTGGGCCTTAAGAAGGGCCTCgttgggcctcagtctcctcatctgccCCACGAGGGACACCCTGGATGGCCTCTTTGAGCTGCAACACTCCTTAGCAACGGCCCCAACTTGCCTCCTCCAAGGGTTTGTTAACTGGAAGGAAACAGTAATGGAGCAAATGGTCGCGCCTGTGCACACGCCTCCCTTAGGTCTAGCGAAGCCACTGAGGCACTTCTCACATGCTGGCCCTATCTCCAGAAGAAGGCTGTTCTTAGGGCAGAGCAAGCAGTGTCTTGAAGACCCTACGTGTTCATCTTTTTACAAACTgagttggaaaagaaagaaaaattccactCCAGCACTTCTAACTTTAGTCTAGAAGAGCAAGCATTTTTGTTGagttttgcaagtattttttaaccatctttttttaaaaaacacggGGACACCCCATCAAGTTTATTGTCCTAAGAGGCTTGTTTTGCATATCTCAGCATCTCTccacacttttaaaagaaataaagaaaacaatagctAACTTTTCGAAAGGGGCACTCACACCAGAAATCTGAGTACTCCCATCGTGACCCAGGAGCCCGAATTTGCATCCCCGAGCAGGGAAGCAGAATCACAAGCCAGGGATGGCTGGGGCAGAGGAGGTCACTAGGCTACCTCCTGCTTCCAGAACAAACTGCAGCTGCTCCTACACCAGCCCCCAGCAAAAGGCTGTCTGCtgtgtggggaaaaaatattagaattattctGCTGACCTCACTTGGAGTCTACCAGCCTTTCTGAATCAGTACGTCCCCAGCTGTACCTTAACGAAGTCTTTCCCATGCCATCAAAGGCGTCTCAGAGCCATGTCCCGGAGACTGCCGCAATTCCAGCTCCTCCATTTAGAAGCTGTGTGGCCATGGGCAGCGACCACCTTTCTGAGCTCCGGTCTCCCTATCTGGAAAGCATGATGTTACCCCACAGTGCGGTAGTGAGGGGCAAATGTCAGTCCTTACAAATCACCCCAGGAGCATTAAGTAAATGTAGCTGCTATTAGTCTTATTGTGATGTTGGCACGGTTA is part of the Ursus arctos isolate Adak ecotype North America unplaced genomic scaffold, UrsArc2.0 scaffold_7, whole genome shotgun sequence genome and encodes:
- the RHOBTB1 gene encoding rho-related BTB domain-containing protein 1 isoform X2; protein product: MDTDMDYERPNVETIKCVVVGDNAVGKTRLICARACNTTLTQYQLLATHVPTVWAIDQYRVCQEVLERSRDVVDEVSVSLRLWDTFGDHHKDRRFAYGRSDVVVLCFSIANPNSLNHVKTMWYQEIKHFCPRTPVVLVGCQLDLRYADLEAVNRARRPLARPIKRGDILPPEKGREVAKELGIPYYETSVFDQFGIKDVFDNAIRAALISRRHLQFWKSHLKKVQKPLLQAPFLPPKAPPPVIKVPECPSTGTSEAACLLDNPLCADVLFILQDQEHIFAHRIYLATSSSKFYDLFLMECEETPNGSEGAGEKEKQSRDFQGWAWSLDPDEEREEGPPRTPQSNQWKSSSQNLSQQEGQGLEAESSIPETQSLSGWSKGFVGMHKEMQVNPVSKRVGPITVVRMDSSVQPGPFRTLLQFLYTGQLDEKEKDLVGLAQIAEVLEMFDLRMMVENIMNKEAFMNQEITKAFHVRKANRIKECLSKGTFSDVTFRLDDGAISAHKPLLICSCRWMAAMFGGSFVESANSEVYLPNINKMSMQAVLDYLYTKQLSPNLDLDPLELIALANRFCLPHLVALAEQYAVQELTKAAMSGVGIDGEVLSYLELAQFHNAHQLAAWCLHHICTNYNSVCSKFRKEIKSKSADNQEYFERHRWPPVWYLKEEDHYQRVKREREKEDIALNKHHSRRKWCFWNSSPAVA
- the RHOBTB1 gene encoding rho-related BTB domain-containing protein 1 isoform X1 — translated: MDTDMDYERPNVETIKCVVVGDNAVGKTRLICARACNTTLTQYQLLATHVPTVWAIDQYRVCQEVLERSRDVVDEVSVSLRLWDTFGDHHKDRRFAYGRSDVVVLCFSIANPNSLNHVKTMWYQEIKHFCPRTPVVLVGCQLDLRYADLEAVNRARRPLARPIKRGDILPPEKGREVAKELGIPYYETSVFDQFGIKDVFDNAIRAALISRRHLQFWKSHLKKVQKPLLQAPFLPPKAPPPVIKVPECPSTGTSEAACLLDNPLCADVLFILQDQEHIFAHRIYLATSSSKFYDLFLMECEETPNGSEGAGEKEKQSRDFQGWAWSLDPDEEREEGPPRTPQSNQWKSSSQNLSQQEGQGLEAESSIPETQSLSGWSKGFVGMHKEMQVNPVSKRVGPITVVRMDSSVQPGPFRTLLQFLYTGQLDEKEKDLVGLAQIAEVLEMFDLRMMVENIMNKEAFMNQEITKAFHVRKANRIKECLSKGTFSDVTFRLDDGAISAHKPLLICSCRWMAAMFGGSFVESANSEVYLPNINKMSMQAVLDYLYTKQLSPNLDLDPLELIALANRFCLPHLVALAEQYAVQELTKAAMSGVGIDGEVLSYLELAQFHNAHQLAAWCLHHICTNYNSVCSKFRKEIKSKSAELRAWGIRVERDPGFPAAEHAELEGSPLSGEASRRAGFPWETKRPWVQVLRARLLQASDSNSRNLSVPSASGPAPHPHAPGCREAVEESMYEKLGARNLDHRSRRRTAGLITCISLAQTTRSTSSGTAGPRCGT
- the RHOBTB1 gene encoding rho-related BTB domain-containing protein 1 isoform X3, translated to MWYQEIKHFCPRTPVVLVGCQLDLRYADLEAVNRARRPLARPIKRGDILPPEKGREVAKELGIPYYETSVFDQFGIKDVFDNAIRAALISRRHLQFWKSHLKKVQKPLLQAPFLPPKAPPPVIKVPECPSTGTSEAACLLDNPLCADVLFILQDQEHIFAHRIYLATSSSKFYDLFLMECEETPNGSEGAGEKEKQSRDFQGWAWSLDPDEEREEGPPRTPQSNQWKSSSQNLSQQEGQGLEAESSIPETQSLSGWSKGFVGMHKEMQVNPVSKRVGPITVVRMDSSVQPGPFRTLLQFLYTGQLDEKEKDLVGLAQIAEVLEMFDLRMMVENIMNKEAFMNQEITKAFHVRKANRIKECLSKGTFSDVTFRLDDGAISAHKPLLICSCRWMAAMFGGSFVESANSEVYLPNINKMSMQAVLDYLYTKQLSPNLDLDPLELIALANRFCLPHLVALAEQYAVQELTKAAMSGVGIDGEVLSYLELAQFHNAHQLAAWCLHHICTNYNSVCSKFRKEIKSKSAELRAWGIRVERDPGFPAAEHAELEGSPLSGEASRRAGFPWETKRPWVQVLRARLLQASDSNSRNLSVPSASGPAPHPHAPGCREAVEESMYEKLGARNLDHRSRRRTAGLITCISLAQTTRSTSSGTAGPRCGT